In one Arenibacter antarcticus genomic region, the following are encoded:
- a CDS encoding transposase: MDIELVRYLLPEGVLDYFEIVGHKSSEGKIHFYLEEKNVLPKEHQSEIAQSKGFLPEVTVEDFPLRGKSVLLHIKRRRWTLMDTGKIIKRDWNLIAKGTRITSEFASFLKGIA, translated from the coding sequence TTGGATATAGAATTAGTGCGGTATTTGTTGCCAGAAGGCGTATTGGATTACTTTGAAATTGTAGGCCATAAATCATCAGAAGGTAAGATTCATTTTTACTTAGAAGAAAAGAACGTGCTCCCCAAAGAGCACCAATCAGAAATAGCCCAGTCCAAAGGCTTCCTGCCAGAGGTAACAGTTGAGGACTTCCCCTTAAGAGGTAAATCGGTACTGCTCCATATAAAGCGTAGGCGCTGGACTCTTATGGATACGGGAAAGATCATAAAAAGAGATTGGAATTTAATAGCTAAAGGCACTCGGATAACCAGCGAGTTTGCCTCTTTTTTAAAAGGTATCGCTTGA
- a CDS encoding (4Fe-4S)-binding protein, which produces MDTKEYSNGEITILWKAEKCIHSGICVKTLPKVYNPKDRPWIKPENATSEELIAQVSKCPSGALSIK; this is translated from the coding sequence ATGGATACTAAGGAATATTCAAACGGAGAAATCACCATTTTATGGAAGGCTGAAAAATGTATTCACTCGGGAATATGTGTTAAAACATTGCCCAAGGTTTACAATCCGAAAGACCGGCCTTGGATAAAACCTGAAAATGCAACTTCGGAAGAATTAATTGCCCAAGTGTCTAAATGTCCTTCAGGAGCTTTAAGTATAAAATAA
- a CDS encoding TMEM175 family protein translates to MTTGRLEAFSDGVLAIIITIMVLGMSAPEGYTFEALKPILPVFLTYVLSFIYVGIYWNNHHHLLQAVNKVNGKILWANLNLLFWLSLFPFATDWMGKNHFEDNPTAIYGAVLFMAAIAFKIMVYCVIQNEGENSNVGKVYSKDKRMNISLFLYLAGIVVSFFLPILSLVIYLGVALMWIVPDPRIEKTLKE, encoded by the coding sequence ATGACAACAGGAAGACTGGAAGCCTTTAGTGATGGTGTACTAGCCATCATCATAACCATTATGGTGTTGGGGATGAGTGCACCAGAAGGCTATACATTTGAAGCCTTAAAACCAATACTCCCGGTTTTCCTTACTTATGTTTTAAGCTTTATATATGTTGGAATTTATTGGAACAACCATCACCATCTATTGCAAGCGGTCAATAAGGTAAATGGAAAAATCTTATGGGCTAACCTAAATTTGCTGTTTTGGCTTTCACTTTTTCCGTTTGCAACAGATTGGATGGGAAAAAACCATTTTGAAGATAACCCGACTGCCATCTATGGCGCGGTGTTGTTTATGGCTGCCATAGCGTTTAAAATTATGGTCTATTGTGTTATACAGAATGAGGGCGAAAACTCCAACGTTGGAAAGGTTTATAGCAAGGATAAAAGAATGAATATTTCGCTTTTCTTGTATTTAGCAGGTATTGTGGTCTCATTTTTTCTTCCTATATTAAGTCTAGTAATATATTTAGGCGTCGCCCTTATGTGGATTGTACCCGACCCAAGAATAGAAAAAACACTAAAAGAGTAG
- a CDS encoding pirin family protein yields the protein MSNTQLIIEERAADIGNFMVGRLLPFRQKRAVGPFSFIDHMGPAKMSKKENLDVAPHPHIGLSTLTYLFEGSIQHKDSLGSDVEIKPGAVNWMTAGKGVVHSERTPEYLRNTEKTLHGLQIWVALPKHLEQMEPTFEHIAEEDIPHWSEQGAQFKLIAGKAFDRTSPVPVHSELYFIEIKSTDKQQITIGEDLYGESALYILNGSINADGYNYGPKQILVAKDSTLCSFEMEPETTVYIFGGIPFEEERYIHWNFVNSDKEIIEQAKKDWENQNLKAFPKVIGDENDYVPLPKPRRL from the coding sequence ATGTCAAACACCCAATTAATTATAGAAGAACGCGCTGCCGATATCGGCAATTTTATGGTTGGACGTTTGTTACCGTTTAGGCAAAAACGGGCTGTGGGTCCCTTTAGCTTTATAGACCATATGGGGCCAGCTAAAATGAGCAAAAAAGAAAACTTAGATGTTGCGCCACATCCGCATATTGGATTATCTACACTAACCTATCTCTTTGAAGGATCCATCCAGCATAAAGACAGCCTAGGCTCAGATGTTGAGATTAAACCAGGGGCGGTGAATTGGATGACTGCAGGTAAAGGGGTGGTCCATTCCGAAAGAACGCCTGAATATTTACGAAATACTGAAAAAACTTTACACGGCTTGCAGATATGGGTGGCATTACCCAAGCATTTAGAACAAATGGAGCCCACCTTTGAGCATATTGCAGAAGAAGACATTCCTCATTGGAGCGAACAAGGGGCGCAATTTAAATTGATAGCTGGTAAAGCTTTTGACAGAACATCCCCTGTTCCTGTGCATAGTGAACTGTATTTTATAGAAATAAAAAGTACCGATAAACAACAGATCACAATTGGCGAAGACCTGTATGGTGAAAGCGCCTTGTATATCTTAAATGGCAGCATTAATGCCGACGGCTACAATTACGGTCCTAAACAAATATTAGTCGCCAAAGATAGTACCTTGTGCTCCTTTGAAATGGAACCAGAAACAACAGTCTATATTTTTGGAGGAATTCCTTTTGAGGAAGAACGCTACATCCATTGGAATTTCGTGAATTCCGATAAGGAAATCATTGAACAAGCCAAAAAGGATTGGGAAAATCAAAACCTGAAAGCTTTTCCAAAAGTAATTGGCGATGAAAACGACTATGTACCGCTTCCTAAACCACGCAGGTTATGA
- a CDS encoding GNAT family N-acetyltransferase encodes MDITIKERDNKGFAMAREDNKRAGIMTYSIASEELIIIDHTEVEPEFKGKDIGKQLLYKIVEMARERNIKILPLCPFANAMFKKLEDMRDVLK; translated from the coding sequence ATGGATATAACAATAAAAGAAAGAGACAACAAAGGCTTTGCAATGGCCAGAGAGGATAACAAAAGAGCTGGGATTATGACCTATTCCATTGCAAGCGAAGAACTCATCATTATAGACCATACAGAAGTTGAACCCGAATTTAAAGGAAAAGACATCGGGAAGCAGTTACTTTATAAGATTGTAGAAATGGCACGAGAAAGAAACATCAAGATTTTACCTTTATGTCCATTTGCTAATGCAATGTTCAAAAAGCTTGAAGATATGCGTGATGTTTTGAAATAG
- a CDS encoding YceI family protein: METQVKTKWNIDTAHSEISFKVKHMMISTVTGHFEDFNATVETESENFVDADFSFTAKTGSINTKNKDRDAHLKSDDFFNAEKFPEMTFKSKSYDGSTLTGDLTIRDVTKEIELNVDFNGIAVDPYGQTKAGFEATGSINRKNFNLTWSAVTEAGSIVVSDTVKLIIDLQFIKA, translated from the coding sequence ATGGAAACACAAGTAAAAACAAAATGGAATATTGATACAGCACATTCTGAAATTAGCTTTAAAGTAAAGCACATGATGATTTCTACAGTAACTGGTCATTTTGAAGATTTTAATGCAACAGTTGAAACTGAATCAGAAAATTTCGTCGATGCAGACTTCAGCTTCACAGCAAAAACAGGATCCATCAATACAAAAAATAAAGATAGGGACGCACATTTAAAGTCAGATGATTTTTTCAACGCAGAGAAATTTCCTGAAATGACATTCAAGTCTAAATCTTATGACGGTAGCACACTAACAGGAGATTTAACCATTAGAGATGTCACCAAAGAAATTGAATTAAATGTAGATTTCAATGGTATTGCCGTAGACCCTTATGGACAAACAAAAGCAGGATTTGAAGCTACTGGGAGCATTAACAGGAAGAATTTCAATCTTACTTGGAGCGCAGTAACTGAAGCAGGTAGTATTGTGGTTAGCGATACTGTAAAACTAATTATCGACTTACAATTTATTAAGGCATAA
- a CDS encoding pirin family protein, whose product MKTVLHKSDTRGNADHGWLKSRHTFSFANYQDPERMNFGVLRVLNDDTVSESRGFGTHPHRDMEIVSIPLEGDLKHQDNMGNETIIRSGDIQVMSAGTGVMHSEYNNNPDKPVKFLQIWVIPNKQNVEPRYDQITLNTADRKNKLQQVLSPNTDDAGIWAHQNAWFNMTNLDKGKELQYRLNDADNNGVYAFILKGDATINGQDLNERDGFGVWDTETLDIKADSDTEILLMEVPMNM is encoded by the coding sequence ATGAAAACAGTACTTCACAAATCAGACACAAGAGGAAATGCAGATCACGGTTGGCTAAAATCTAGACACACCTTCAGTTTTGCAAATTACCAGGACCCAGAAAGGATGAATTTCGGAGTATTACGAGTACTTAACGATGATACCGTTTCAGAAAGTAGAGGTTTTGGAACGCATCCTCATAGAGATATGGAAATTGTTTCTATTCCCCTAGAAGGCGATTTAAAACATCAAGATAATATGGGGAATGAAACCATAATTAGATCAGGAGACATTCAAGTCATGAGTGCTGGTACAGGAGTAATGCATTCTGAATACAACAACAACCCGGACAAGCCGGTAAAGTTTTTACAGATTTGGGTGATTCCAAACAAACAAAATGTTGAACCACGTTACGACCAGATAACACTAAACACAGCAGACCGGAAAAACAAACTACAACAGGTGTTATCACCTAATACAGATGATGCAGGGATCTGGGCACACCAAAACGCTTGGTTTAATATGACCAATCTAGATAAAGGCAAAGAACTTCAATACCGTTTAAACGATGCTGACAATAATGGAGTATACGCTTTTATCTTAAAAGGAGATGCCACTATAAATGGTCAAGACCTTAACGAAAGAGATGGATTTGGAGTCTGGGATACAGAAACGCTGGACATAAAAGCAGACAGCGATACTGAAATCTTATTGATGGAAGTTCCAATGAATATGTAA
- a CDS encoding sigma 54-interacting transcriptional regulator, with amino-acid sequence MIPESEVKEWLVETLPYEVMWMNQEGAIVYANTKFCNRVGYKKSEILKLSIFDINTTATKESWRDHWDLVKSDRTHYFKATHKNRGGKFYEVEVYAQFFSNNRKNLICAIVNDITDSSFYKNLLDKTETIANVGGWKLNLQDGSLITTTEALKIFDAQGTEALAPANIIHSFKDSEKVKSLLRGVMRKAASYDVVLETNENPSRFIRAVAKPVLKGDMVYKILGVYQDVTEQQRKENALHLYKAVIDNAEDLIYVLNRKGEFFHYSESVIKQLGYRKKELDNATIYDIDPSVTKEWWASHFNEIVEKGSLRFEWLVVRKDGTKFPVDITANHLRFNNEDYNCAVIRNVTDRKKRDLKLYEALEEIKSLKDRLEIENEYLQEEISHKINADNIVCRSEVYAKVLEQVNLVAPTDTTVLITGESGTGKELLAIALHTNSLRKNRPLIKVNCATLPKELIESELFGHKKGAFTGAVVDKLGKFTLADGGTIFLDEIGEMPIDLQSKLLRVLQEGEFDELGGSKTIKVDVRVIAATNRKLEEMIKEGTFREDLYYRLNVFPIYNIPLRDRKEDIPLLAQFFLEKYSSKAGKSFKRLAKKTVDALIAYNFPGNIRELENLIERAVIVESGTTLNTGSWMPTESRTINETELLTFEEVQRQHIITILKHTKGKVSGVNGAAGILDMNAKTLFARMNKLGIKKETIFRD; translated from the coding sequence ATGATACCAGAGTCGGAAGTAAAAGAATGGTTAGTTGAGACCTTGCCTTATGAAGTCATGTGGATGAACCAAGAAGGAGCTATTGTATATGCCAATACAAAATTTTGTAATCGTGTAGGTTATAAAAAGTCGGAAATACTAAAGCTTTCCATCTTTGATATTAATACCACGGCAACTAAAGAAAGCTGGAGGGACCATTGGGACCTAGTAAAATCTGACCGCACACATTACTTTAAAGCTACTCACAAGAATAGAGGAGGGAAGTTTTATGAAGTTGAGGTTTATGCTCAATTTTTCTCAAATAATAGAAAAAATTTAATATGTGCTATTGTAAATGATATTACGGACTCTAGCTTTTATAAAAATCTATTAGATAAGACGGAAACCATTGCTAATGTTGGGGGTTGGAAATTAAACTTACAAGATGGTTCGTTAATAACGACCACAGAGGCATTAAAAATATTTGATGCACAGGGTACTGAAGCGCTGGCCCCAGCAAATATAATCCATAGTTTTAAGGATAGCGAAAAAGTAAAAAGTCTTTTACGTGGTGTTATGAGAAAGGCCGCTTCTTATGATGTAGTATTGGAAACAAATGAAAATCCCTCTAGATTTATCAGAGCAGTAGCAAAACCTGTTTTAAAAGGCGATATGGTCTACAAAATACTAGGTGTTTATCAAGATGTAACGGAACAACAACGCAAAGAAAACGCGCTTCATTTATATAAGGCAGTAATCGATAATGCAGAGGATTTAATTTATGTATTAAATAGAAAAGGTGAATTCTTTCATTATAGTGAATCGGTCATAAAACAATTAGGCTATAGAAAAAAGGAGCTAGATAATGCCACTATTTATGATATAGACCCATCGGTAACGAAAGAGTGGTGGGCTTCGCATTTCAATGAAATTGTAGAGAAAGGTTCTTTGCGTTTTGAGTGGTTGGTTGTCCGAAAAGACGGCACAAAATTTCCTGTAGATATTACCGCCAATCATTTACGTTTTAATAATGAAGATTATAATTGTGCAGTAATTAGAAATGTTACGGATCGAAAAAAGCGTGATCTAAAGCTGTATGAGGCTTTAGAGGAAATTAAATCATTAAAAGATCGCCTTGAAATTGAAAACGAATATTTGCAAGAAGAAATAAGTCATAAAATAAATGCCGATAACATTGTTTGTAGGAGTGAGGTTTATGCAAAAGTACTAGAACAAGTAAATCTGGTAGCACCAACAGACACTACGGTTTTAATTACAGGAGAATCTGGAACAGGCAAAGAATTATTAGCAATTGCGTTGCATACCAATAGTCTACGAAAAAATAGACCACTCATAAAAGTTAATTGTGCCACTTTGCCGAAAGAACTTATCGAGAGCGAATTGTTTGGTCATAAAAAAGGGGCTTTTACAGGTGCCGTAGTAGACAAGCTTGGTAAATTTACCTTGGCAGATGGGGGGACTATTTTTCTTGATGAAATTGGTGAGATGCCAATAGATTTACAATCTAAATTATTGCGTGTTTTACAAGAAGGTGAATTTGACGAATTAGGTGGTTCAAAAACCATTAAAGTAGATGTACGAGTTATTGCTGCTACAAACCGAAAACTTGAGGAAATGATAAAAGAGGGTACTTTTAGAGAAGACCTTTATTATAGATTGAATGTATTTCCAATATACAATATTCCACTTCGAGATCGGAAAGAAGATATTCCCCTACTTGCGCAATTCTTTCTAGAGAAATATTCATCCAAAGCAGGGAAATCCTTTAAACGATTGGCTAAAAAAACAGTGGATGCTCTAATAGCCTATAATTTTCCAGGAAATATTAGAGAGTTAGAGAATTTAATTGAGCGCGCTGTTATCGTAGAAAGTGGTACAACATTAAATACGGGGAGTTGGATGCCTACAGAATCAAGAACTATCAATGAGACGGAACTTCTAACCTTCGAGGAGGTTCAAAGGCAGCATATCATCACTATTTTGAAGCACACCAAAGGGAAAGTAAGTGGTGTAAATGGAGCTGCCGGCATCCTTGATATGAATGCAAAAACCTTGTTTGCCAGGATGAATAAACTTGGTATTAAGAAGGAGACAATTTTTAGGGATTAA
- a CDS encoding DUF5074 domain-containing protein, with translation MKHNFYSFKFLISIVFASLIIGCSTDDELGINPPSIDGAQHLQDTITMGEHLLLSPKLSNSKNSIFEWIVDGEIVSNDSTYIFTPEARGTNQISLEVKNEGGEASLTYDIHTWGAFEHGFYLINEGWFGHGTGTVGFYRYDTQKIEDSVFVKTNPTKDLYPLNSTLGFGTVFNEKLYLVSKSGGPVVVSDAYSLLEEQRIPSQSGNNWRAFLGISETKGLLSSSNGIHKIDLETLAIEGTIPGISGQIGDMTKAGDYIFVLSQREGAIILNASNYEVVKRIPGMAVGFAKTQDNTIWVAGGTKLVKINPSTLEIEEIELGFKANSSWGAWHPASITASANAVFIAKNGSFSGGNEIYRYKDELVSLKEPFIKLPDTEVLYGTGLGFNPDTGQLIVRTVRDGWGENFSYNKLHFYNADSGNLEKTNSYEGYYFPAAPVFH, from the coding sequence ATGAAGCATAATTTTTATTCTTTTAAATTCCTAATAAGTATTGTTTTTGCGAGCCTAATAATTGGATGTAGCACGGATGATGAGTTGGGTATAAATCCGCCTTCAATTGATGGCGCACAACATTTACAAGATACCATAACCATGGGCGAACACCTTTTGTTGAGCCCTAAATTAAGTAATTCTAAGAATTCTATTTTTGAATGGATCGTAGACGGAGAAATAGTTAGCAACGATTCAACATATATTTTTACTCCTGAAGCGCGGGGAACAAATCAAATAAGTCTTGAGGTGAAAAATGAAGGGGGTGAAGCTTCCCTAACGTACGACATTCACACCTGGGGAGCTTTTGAACACGGGTTTTACCTGATTAATGAAGGCTGGTTTGGGCATGGTACTGGGACGGTAGGCTTTTACCGCTATGACACCCAAAAAATAGAAGACAGTGTTTTTGTGAAAACAAATCCGACTAAAGATTTATATCCGTTAAATTCGACCTTAGGGTTTGGAACCGTGTTTAATGAAAAGTTATATCTGGTTAGTAAGTCAGGAGGTCCTGTTGTGGTTTCTGATGCTTATTCCCTATTAGAAGAACAAAGAATTCCATCTCAATCAGGAAATAATTGGCGAGCATTCTTAGGGATTTCAGAGACCAAAGGGTTGTTAAGTTCTAGCAATGGAATTCACAAAATAGATCTTGAAACCCTTGCAATTGAAGGTACTATACCCGGAATTTCAGGGCAGATCGGAGATATGACAAAAGCGGGTGACTACATATTTGTTTTATCCCAAAGAGAAGGTGCAATTATTCTAAATGCCTCAAATTATGAAGTAGTAAAACGTATTCCCGGAATGGCTGTAGGTTTTGCAAAAACTCAAGACAATACTATTTGGGTAGCAGGGGGCACTAAATTGGTTAAAATTAATCCTAGTACGCTTGAAATTGAAGAAATAGAGCTAGGGTTTAAAGCGAACAGTAGTTGGGGAGCATGGCATCCCGCTTCCATAACTGCCAGTGCTAACGCTGTATTTATAGCTAAAAACGGATCCTTTAGTGGGGGAAATGAAATTTATCGCTATAAAGATGAACTCGTTTCATTAAAAGAACCATTTATCAAACTGCCGGATACTGAGGTGCTCTATGGTACTGGACTTGGATTTAATCCTGATACAGGCCAATTGATAGTTCGAACTGTACGCGACGGCTGGGGAGAAAACTTCAGCTATAATAAACTTCATTTTTACAATGCGGATTCTGGTAACCTAGAAAAGACCAATAGTTATGAGGGTTATTATTTCCCAGCAGCTCCAGTGTTTCATTAA
- a CDS encoding YncE family protein: MIKKLCLLLVIFFGIYSCQTDDPIVEDDIQHPGESGTDHPLGAVKGFYLLNEGNMSMNKASLDYMDYETGAYKRNIFSKANPNLVGGLGDVGNSMGIYGSKLYVVVNASNKVEVLNIDTGARIKQIDIDNGRHITFYNGKAYLSSYLGSIGDPNAPKGIVAEIDTTSLKITRRVEVGRQPEELAAYNGKIYVANSGGYSPPDYESTISVIDINNFTETKRIDVAVNLHRLNIDSEGDLYVTSRGDYYEIPSKLFVIDTKTEAVKKSFDIGVSDLTIHNDIAYMYSTAFSYISGDYTISYRMLDTRTETFLETTFIPENYRDLIEMPYGIAVHPETGDVLITDAKDYVTPGTLYCFTPDGGLKWSVETGDIPAHIAFKHE; this comes from the coding sequence ATGATAAAAAAACTTTGTTTATTACTGGTGATTTTCTTCGGAATATATTCTTGCCAGACCGATGATCCCATTGTGGAAGACGATATTCAACATCCTGGAGAAAGCGGGACAGACCACCCCCTAGGTGCAGTGAAAGGCTTTTATCTACTGAATGAAGGAAATATGTCTATGAATAAAGCCTCGCTAGATTATATGGACTACGAAACAGGGGCGTATAAAAGAAATATATTCAGTAAAGCCAATCCAAACTTGGTAGGTGGACTAGGAGATGTTGGGAATTCAATGGGAATATATGGCTCAAAACTTTATGTCGTTGTCAATGCGTCTAACAAAGTTGAAGTGCTCAATATAGATACGGGTGCCCGTATTAAACAAATTGACATAGATAATGGTAGGCACATCACTTTTTACAACGGAAAAGCTTATTTAAGTAGTTATTTAGGGAGCATAGGTGATCCCAATGCCCCCAAGGGTATTGTGGCCGAAATTGATACCACCAGTCTGAAAATTACGCGTCGTGTTGAAGTTGGCAGACAACCGGAAGAACTTGCGGCGTATAACGGTAAAATTTACGTTGCAAACTCTGGAGGATACAGTCCCCCAGATTATGAATCTACTATTTCTGTAATTGATATCAATAATTTTACCGAAACCAAGCGTATAGACGTGGCAGTAAACCTTCATCGCTTAAACATAGATAGCGAAGGAGACTTATATGTGACTTCGAGGGGTGATTATTATGAGATTCCTTCAAAGTTATTTGTAATCGACACCAAAACTGAAGCTGTTAAAAAAAGTTTCGATATCGGGGTGAGCGATTTAACCATTCATAATGATATCGCCTATATGTACAGTACAGCGTTCAGCTATATTTCTGGAGATTATACTATTTCATACCGGATGCTGGACACTAGAACAGAAACTTTTCTGGAGACAACTTTTATTCCTGAAAATTACAGAGATCTTATTGAAATGCCGTATGGCATAGCAGTTCATCCCGAAACAGGGGACGTTTTAATCACAGACGCCAAAGATTACGTTACGCCAGGCACTCTCTATTGTTTTACTCCAGATGGAGGTCTTAAATGGTCTGTTGAAACGGGTGATATACCCGCACATATTGCTTTTAAACACGAATAA
- a CDS encoding TonB-dependent siderophore receptor has product MRKYCKYIYILVFGLLLCPIVLFAQKKDTLVPIKLNEVILIHHKNRHEAHNSPAPVQSLSGEKLKKLNSLTVADALRYFSGVQLKDYGGIGGIKTVNVRSMGSQHTGVFYDGIQLGNAQNGQVDLGKFSLENMEQVSLYQGQRSEMLQSAKSYASANTIYLKTKSPKFTNGQHYHLATGIRTGSFGLLNPSLSVNYKINKSVSARLSTEMVNAHGKYKFQYSNGIYDTIAVRNNADISSFRVEASLHGQHKNEDTWNLKYYHYNSERGLPGAIVANRFKRPQRLWDRNNFLQADYKHRFGPQYAVKVRGKYTEDFSRYLDPEIVTTKGFLDNKYDQQEYYLSLVNTYKIKPFWTLSIATDFQHNTMQANLYRFAYPKRSSLLNVLASNLDLDRFNLQLSLLSTSIYESVKYYESADDFQKYSPSLLINFQPFASPDFRIRGFYKNIFRMPTFNDLYYTFVGNTFLDPEYTDQINLGFSWQKEFGKTFFNITSDIYKIWITDKIVAVPGTNLFRWTMFNLGEVETNGIETKITNSGKFSATINYTTILTYTFQESIDVTPGGSSFGQQIPYVPIHSGGVSMMVDYKDIALNYSFIYTGERYSQKANIPSNYLQPWYTHDMSINYAIPFVFKNPLKLGFELNNILDQQYAVIKNFPMPGRSFRLSLNYEF; this is encoded by the coding sequence ATGAGGAAGTATTGTAAATACATATATATTCTAGTTTTTGGACTGTTACTCTGTCCAATTGTTCTTTTTGCTCAAAAGAAGGATACTTTGGTCCCTATTAAATTAAATGAAGTAATCCTAATTCACCACAAAAATAGGCACGAAGCTCACAATTCCCCAGCTCCAGTTCAATCCCTCTCAGGAGAAAAATTAAAGAAACTCAACAGTCTAACCGTCGCTGATGCGTTAAGGTATTTTAGTGGAGTTCAATTAAAAGATTATGGAGGTATTGGGGGTATAAAAACTGTTAATGTCCGAAGTATGGGCTCCCAACATACGGGTGTTTTTTACGATGGAATTCAGTTAGGTAATGCACAGAACGGCCAAGTAGACCTCGGAAAATTTTCTCTCGAAAACATGGAGCAAGTAAGCCTCTATCAGGGACAACGTAGCGAAATGCTCCAATCCGCAAAATCCTATGCTTCAGCAAATACCATCTATCTCAAAACAAAAAGTCCAAAATTTACAAACGGGCAGCATTATCATCTAGCAACAGGAATCCGCACGGGTTCATTTGGCCTATTAAATCCATCACTGAGTGTAAATTATAAGATAAACAAATCGGTTTCAGCCCGTTTGAGCACAGAAATGGTAAACGCCCATGGCAAGTATAAATTTCAGTACTCCAATGGGATTTATGATACTATTGCAGTTAGAAACAATGCCGACATCTCCTCGTTTCGCGTGGAAGCTTCATTACATGGACAACATAAAAATGAAGATACCTGGAACCTAAAGTATTACCATTACAATTCTGAAAGAGGCTTGCCAGGAGCCATAGTGGCCAATAGATTTAAACGTCCACAAAGATTGTGGGATAGAAATAACTTTTTACAGGCGGACTACAAGCATAGATTTGGTCCTCAATACGCTGTTAAAGTTCGAGGTAAATACACTGAAGATTTCTCCAGGTATTTGGATCCTGAAATTGTGACTACAAAAGGATTTCTTGATAATAAATATGACCAGCAAGAATATTACCTGTCCTTGGTTAATACCTATAAAATAAAACCGTTTTGGACTTTGAGTATTGCTACTGATTTTCAACATAACACCATGCAGGCCAATCTGTACCGATTTGCCTATCCGAAAAGAAGTTCTCTGCTCAACGTCTTGGCTTCTAATTTAGATTTAGACAGGTTCAATCTACAGCTTAGCCTATTAAGTACCAGTATTTATGAATCGGTTAAGTATTATGAATCCGCAGATGATTTTCAGAAATATTCACCGTCCCTTCTAATTAATTTTCAACCTTTTGCTTCTCCCGACTTCAGAATTCGTGGGTTTTATAAGAATATTTTTAGAATGCCCACTTTCAATGACTTGTACTACACCTTTGTGGGCAATACATTTTTGGATCCCGAATATACTGACCAAATTAATTTGGGATTTTCCTGGCAGAAAGAATTTGGTAAAACGTTTTTTAACATAACCAGCGACATCTATAAAATCTGGATTACCGATAAAATAGTGGCAGTTCCAGGCACTAATCTTTTTAGATGGACGATGTTTAATCTTGGGGAAGTAGAAACAAATGGGATAGAAACCAAAATTACTAATTCAGGAAAATTTAGTGCTACTATTAATTATACAACAATCCTTACCTATACTTTTCAGGAATCTATAGATGTAACACCCGGCGGAAGCAGCTTTGGACAACAAATCCCTTATGTTCCCATACATAGTGGCGGGGTAAGCATGATGGTCGATTATAAAGATATCGCTCTCAATTACAGTTTTATTTATACGGGTGAACGCTATAGCCAAAAAGCCAACATCCCTTCCAACTATTTACAACCGTGGTATACGCATGATATGTCGATCAATTACGCTATTCCATTTGTTTTTAAAAACCCTTTAAAGCTAGGGTTCGAACTCAATAATATTTTAGACCAGCAATACGCTGTCATAAAGAATTTCCCGATGCCCGGCAGGTCATTTCGTCTTAGCCTCAATTATGAATTTTAA